A DNA window from Hyphomicrobiales bacterium contains the following coding sequences:
- a CDS encoding cobalt-precorrin-6A reductase, producing MSKRVLILGGTGEARMLAVHLNELAFDVISSLAGRTDNPTLPDGETRIGGFGGIEGLRDYLVEEKIDLLIDATHPFAARISSNAYEATKQTNVEIIRLERRPWQAEEGDIWHHVQSLEDAVTALPKNCTALVTIGRQQLGSFLDRDDVKVIARAIDAPSITVPDHWEIILARPPFTLEDEIELIRSRNIDVLVTKNAGGNETREKLLAARQLQKPVIIIDRLPKPAVTTYSTIDELLAAL from the coding sequence ATGAGCAAACGTGTTTTGATATTAGGCGGCACGGGTGAAGCAAGAATGCTGGCGGTGCATTTGAACGAATTAGCTTTCGACGTCATCTCCAGCCTTGCAGGGCGCACCGACAATCCAACATTGCCAGATGGCGAAACCCGCATTGGTGGTTTTGGCGGCATTGAAGGTCTTCGTGATTATTTGGTTGAGGAGAAAATCGACCTCTTAATTGACGCAACCCATCCCTTTGCAGCCCGTATTTCAAGCAATGCCTATGAAGCAACGAAGCAAACAAACGTTGAAATTATTCGTCTGGAGCGACGACCTTGGCAAGCGGAAGAAGGCGACATTTGGCATCACGTTCAAAGCTTAGAAGATGCTGTTACCGCATTGCCGAAAAACTGCACAGCACTGGTCACCATTGGCCGCCAGCAGCTTGGCAGTTTTCTAGATCGTGACGATGTGAAGGTTATCGCCCGCGCGATTGATGCTCCATCTATCACTGTGCCAGATCATTGGGAGATCATCCTCGCCCGTCCGCCTTTTACGCTTGAAGATGAAATTGAACTTATCCGTAGCCGCAACATTGATGTATTGGTGACGAAAAACGCAGGCGGCAATGAAACGCGCGAGAAACTACTCGCCGCACGTCAATTGCAAAAACCAGTCATCATCATTGACCGCTTACCTAAGCCAGCAGTGACGACCTATTCAACAATCGACGAATTGCTGGCAGCACTCTAA
- a CDS encoding LapA family protein, whose amino-acid sequence MKRLFQFIIFAPVAIVLIALSVANRQEIKLSLDPFSQTEPWLEVTVPVFWLIFGSLAVGVLIGGVVSWLKQGKFRKEAREQRFQAAKARHEAKKIKQQANALQRTALPVPRS is encoded by the coding sequence ATGAAACGTTTATTCCAGTTCATCATCTTCGCACCTGTTGCGATTGTTTTGATCGCATTGTCGGTGGCTAATCGTCAAGAAATCAAATTATCTCTTGATCCCTTCAGTCAAACGGAACCTTGGCTTGAAGTCACTGTGCCTGTTTTCTGGCTGATATTTGGCAGTCTTGCTGTCGGTGTTTTGATTGGCGGCGTGGTTTCTTGGTTGAAGCAAGGTAAGTTTCGCAAGGAAGCCCGGGAGCAACGCTTTCAAGCGGCTAAAGCCCGTCACGAAGCGAAGAAAATCAAGCAACAAGCAAATGCTCTGCAAAGGACCGCCCTTCCGGTACCTCGCAGCTAG
- a CDS encoding sirohydrochlorin chelatase — MSETSSKSVASFGSEKVGIMVCGHGSRNKFAVDEFAKVAQGLRQLYPDVPVEYGYLEFATPVIRSGLDSLRDQGCTRIKAVPGMLFAAGHAKNDIPSVLNQYAAENDVQIDYGKELGIDPKMMKAAASRIQETLDEASQDVPLSETLLVVVGRGSSDPDANSNISKVMRLLWEGFGFGWGEVAYSGVTFPLVEPALERVAKLGFKRVIVFPYFLFTGVLIKRIYDSTDFVAEQHKDIEFLKAGYLNDHPQVLETFAERLEQIDTGENTMNCALCKYRAQVLGFEDQVGLPQESHHHHVEGIGTVAAKDCPCKGDCNGFYCRQGGVEALPEDDGHHHHHDHSHDHGHSHDHDHGHTHHPYPHADHPLGPKTLRPVSDPAKKGT, encoded by the coding sequence ATGTCAGAGACATCCTCAAAATCCGTTGCTTCTTTTGGGTCTGAAAAAGTTGGCATCATGGTGTGCGGCCACGGCAGCCGCAACAAATTCGCGGTTGATGAATTTGCGAAAGTGGCCCAAGGCCTGCGCCAGCTTTATCCTGATGTGCCGGTTGAATATGGCTATCTGGAATTTGCAACGCCCGTCATTCGTTCAGGCCTAGACAGTTTACGCGATCAAGGCTGCACGCGCATTAAAGCTGTGCCCGGTATGTTGTTTGCCGCAGGTCACGCGAAAAACGATATTCCATCAGTCCTCAATCAATATGCTGCTGAAAACGACGTTCAGATCGATTATGGCAAAGAGCTTGGTATCGACCCGAAAATGATGAAAGCGGCGGCAAGCCGTATTCAAGAAACATTGGATGAGGCAAGCCAAGACGTGCCGCTTTCAGAGACTTTGTTGGTGGTGGTCGGTCGTGGTTCATCTGATCCAGATGCCAATTCTAATATCTCCAAAGTGATGCGCCTTTTATGGGAAGGTTTCGGTTTTGGTTGGGGCGAGGTTGCTTATTCTGGCGTCACGTTCCCGCTGGTGGAGCCTGCGCTTGAACGCGTTGCGAAACTCGGTTTTAAACGGGTTATCGTGTTCCCTTATTTCTTGTTCACTGGTGTGTTGATTAAGCGCATTTATGACAGCACAGATTTTGTCGCTGAACAGCACAAAGACATCGAGTTTTTGAAGGCTGGTTATTTAAACGACCACCCGCAAGTGCTTGAAACTTTTGCGGAGCGCCTTGAGCAGATCGATACGGGCGAAAACACCATGAACTGCGCGCTTTGTAAGTATCGTGCGCAAGTCTTAGGTTTTGAAGATCAAGTCGGTCTCCCGCAAGAAAGCCATCACCACCACGTGGAAGGCATCGGTACAGTCGCGGCAAAAGATTGTCCCTGTAAAGGTGATTGCAACGGGTTTTATTGTCGTCAAGGCGGTGTTGAAGCGCTGCCAGAAGATGATGGGCACCACCATCATCACGATCATTCTCATGACCATGGGCATTCGCATGATCACGACCATGGTCATACCCATCACCCATACCCGCATGCTGATCACCCGCTTGGGCCTAAAACACTTCGCCCTGTATCTGATCCAGCAAAGAAGGGAACATGA
- the cobM gene encoding precorrin-4 C(11)-methyltransferase yields MTVYFIGAGPGAPDLITVRGLKLIERCPVCLYAGSLVPTAIVEAASDDALVKDTAPMNLDEIMVDIEAAHAKGQDVARVHSGDPSLYGALAEQIRRLDAANIDYEIVPGVPAFAAAAAELKMELTLPEIAQSVIVTRTSGKASGMPEGEDLDTFGKSGATLAIHLSIRNLKHIEETLTPYYGADCPVIVIYRATWPDQEIIRGTLSDIREKVRAAKITRTALIFVGRVFEQHDFKDSALYDAGFAHVLRNKGKKKKAS; encoded by the coding sequence ATGACTGTTTATTTCATTGGCGCTGGTCCAGGTGCACCAGACCTTATCACGGTTCGCGGTCTCAAACTGATTGAGCGTTGCCCTGTTTGTTTGTATGCGGGTTCGCTGGTGCCAACGGCTATTGTGGAGGCTGCATCTGATGATGCGCTTGTAAAAGACACAGCGCCAATGAACCTTGATGAGATCATGGTGGATATAGAGGCTGCCCATGCAAAAGGGCAAGACGTGGCAAGGGTGCACTCTGGTGATCCGTCTTTATATGGTGCGCTTGCTGAACAAATCAGACGGCTTGATGCAGCGAATATCGATTATGAAATTGTGCCAGGTGTGCCAGCCTTTGCGGCTGCTGCGGCAGAACTGAAAATGGAATTGACCCTTCCAGAAATAGCGCAAAGCGTCATTGTCACCCGCACCTCCGGCAAGGCCTCTGGCATGCCTGAGGGTGAAGACCTTGATACGTTTGGTAAGTCTGGTGCGACGCTTGCGATCCATTTGTCGATACGCAATCTCAAGCATATTGAAGAGACGCTGACGCCCTATTATGGCGCTGACTGTCCTGTTATCGTGATCTACCGCGCCACGTGGCCAGACCAAGAAATCATTCGTGGCACGCTCTCAGATATTCGCGAAAAAGTGCGTGCTGCGAAAATTACGCGCACAGCGCTCATCTTTGTTGGACGTGTTTTTGAACAGCACGATTTTAAAGATTCAGCCCTTTATGATGCAGGCTTTGCCCATGTGCTGCGCAATAAGGGTAAGAAGAAAAAAGCCTCTTAG
- the cbiE gene encoding precorrin-6y C5,15-methyltransferase (decarboxylating) subunit CbiE, with product MKPWLTILGIGDDGLASLTAAARLHFDQAQHIILPERVRARIADADVAGKKVTLWVSNIHETLRNLQDQRGEPVTILATGDPFHFGIAATLARTIPSEEIITIPHPSGFSLAANRMGWALQDVDCISLHGRKVERLQPFIEPDNRVLALTSNSETPKLAAEILGQRGFGASQVSVLEHMGGPDERIIHASAHEIASHEFADFNVLAIQCVAGENALIQPRIAGLPNDAFSHDGQLTKREVRSATLAALRPYPNATLWDIGAGCGSIAIEWMRAARGAKAIAFERDATRLTMIAENAQALGVPDMSIIDGSAPEVLQDQPAPDAVFIGGGLTSEGTFNLAWNALRSRGVLVVNTVTLEGEAMILALHQIHGGDLVRMDVSHLTKVGRMHAFDPRMSVLQWQVMKP from the coding sequence ATGAAACCGTGGCTCACGATACTCGGCATTGGGGATGACGGCCTTGCAAGCTTGACTGCTGCCGCGCGTCTTCATTTTGATCAAGCTCAACACATCATCTTGCCAGAGCGGGTGCGTGCCCGCATCGCAGACGCTGATGTTGCTGGTAAAAAGGTGACGCTGTGGGTTTCCAACATTCATGAAACCTTGCGTAATTTGCAGGATCAACGCGGTGAACCTGTAACGATTTTGGCGACGGGCGATCCTTTTCATTTCGGCATTGCGGCGACATTGGCGCGGACAATCCCAAGCGAAGAAATAATTACCATTCCTCACCCGTCAGGTTTTTCACTTGCAGCCAATCGTATGGGCTGGGCGTTGCAAGATGTTGATTGTATCTCACTGCATGGTCGCAAGGTGGAACGTTTGCAGCCGTTCATTGAACCGGATAATCGTGTGTTGGCTCTCACCTCAAATAGCGAAACACCGAAGCTTGCAGCCGAGATATTGGGTCAACGCGGTTTTGGCGCATCGCAAGTAAGCGTGCTTGAACATATGGGTGGGCCGGATGAGCGAATTATCCATGCGTCAGCCCATGAAATTGCAAGCCATGAGTTTGCTGATTTTAACGTGTTGGCGATCCAGTGCGTTGCTGGAGAAAATGCTCTCATTCAGCCGCGCATTGCAGGTTTGCCTAATGATGCATTTTCCCATGACGGCCAACTAACCAAGCGCGAAGTGCGTTCTGCAACTCTGGCCGCGCTTCGCCCATACCCGAATGCAACGCTTTGGGACATTGGTGCTGGTTGTGGTTCCATCGCGATTGAATGGATGCGGGCAGCACGGGGCGCGAAAGCGATTGCCTTTGAGCGGGATGCAACGCGCCTTACGATGATTGCCGAAAATGCACAGGCACTCGGTGTGCCGGATATGAGCATTATTGATGGCTCGGCGCCGGAGGTTTTACAAGATCAGCCAGCACCGGACGCGGTTTTTATTGGTGGCGGATTGACCAGCGAAGGGACGTTTAATCTTGCGTGGAATGCCTTACGTTCTCGCGGTGTGCTGGTAGTCAATACCGTGACACTTGAAGGCGAAGCTATGATATTGGCGCTCCATCAAATTCATGGTGGCGATTTGGTGCGCATGGATGTGTCTCATCTAACAAAGGTTGGACGAATGCATGCATTTGATCCCCGCATGAGTGTTTTGCAGTGGCAGGTGATGAAGCCATGA
- a CDS encoding integration host factor subunit beta, which produces MIKSELVQKLADQNPHLYHRDVEAIVNSILDEISDAMARGDRVELRGFGAFSVKHRPARVGRNPRTGEQVKVEEKSSPFFKTGKEMRERMNPDHPQA; this is translated from the coding sequence GTGATTAAATCAGAATTGGTGCAAAAGTTGGCGGATCAAAATCCGCACCTTTATCATCGCGATGTCGAAGCGATTGTTAATTCAATCTTGGATGAAATTTCTGATGCTATGGCCCGTGGCGATCGCGTTGAATTGCGCGGTTTTGGCGCGTTTTCAGTTAAGCATCGCCCTGCACGGGTTGGCCGCAATCCGCGCACAGGTGAACAGGTGAAAGTGGAAGAGAAATCTAGTCCATTTTTCAAGACAGGCAAGGAAATGCGTGAACGCATGAACCCTGACCACCCTCAAGCCTGA
- the sppA gene encoding signal peptide peptidase SppA → MSATQDQILDRRRMRRKLTLWRVVTFVAVGVAIVALLSAVTIATGSSFKAQKPHIARVPITGFISNSRYALKRLEKLRKDKNVKGVIISINSPGGTTVGGEALHNAVRAIAKEKPTVTSIGGLAASAGYMIAVASDHIVAPRTSIVGSIGVIMQYPDATGLLDKIGVSVEEIKSSPLKAEPSPFNETPQAARDMLESMLIDTYQWFADLVKERRNLSASDSEGLLDGSVFTGKQALDRKLIDGLGDENTAKQWLVDEKKLDKTLKVVTWSLRKPKKDFPLTSVLWEGALSAFGLQELAELPGKTLGTSRLGHIDGMLSVWQVDTNRAE, encoded by the coding sequence ATGAGTGCAACACAAGATCAAATTCTTGACCGCCGCAGAATGCGACGCAAGCTAACTCTATGGCGCGTCGTAACATTCGTGGCTGTTGGCGTCGCAATTGTTGCCTTGTTGAGTGCTGTAACGATCGCGACAGGTTCATCATTTAAAGCCCAAAAACCTCATATTGCGCGCGTTCCGATTACTGGATTCATTTCCAACAGTCGCTATGCGCTGAAACGTCTTGAGAAATTGCGCAAAGACAAGAACGTTAAAGGCGTGATTATTTCGATTAATTCACCTGGTGGTACGACTGTTGGCGGCGAAGCGCTGCACAATGCAGTGCGGGCGATCGCTAAGGAAAAACCAACGGTTACGAGCATTGGCGGGCTTGCTGCATCAGCCGGTTATATGATCGCAGTCGCAAGCGACCATATCGTTGCGCCGCGCACCTCCATCGTCGGTTCCATTGGCGTTATCATGCAATATCCAGACGCTACAGGCTTATTGGATAAGATTGGTGTGAGCGTTGAAGAGATAAAATCATCGCCTTTAAAAGCTGAGCCATCACCATTTAATGAAACACCGCAGGCTGCTCGCGATATGTTGGAAAGCATGTTGATTGATACCTATCAATGGTTTGCTGATTTGGTAAAAGAGCGTCGCAACCTTTCTGCTAGTGATAGCGAAGGGCTGCTCGATGGTTCTGTCTTTACGGGAAAACAAGCGCTTGATCGAAAGTTGATTGATGGGCTTGGAGATGAAAATACAGCGAAGCAATGGCTTGTTGATGAGAAGAAACTCGATAAAACTTTGAAAGTAGTGACATGGTCATTGCGAAAGCCAAAAAAGGATTTTCCATTGACAAGTGTCCTTTGGGAGGGTGCACTGTCAGCGTTTGGGCTTCAGGAATTAGCTGAATTACCGGGCAAAACGCTTGGAACATCGCGATTGGGGCATATTGACGGCATGTTGTCTGTTTGGCAGGTTGATACTAATAGAGCGGAATAA
- the cobI gene encoding precorrin-2 C(20)-methyltransferase, whose translation MTGILYAVGVGPGDPELMTLKAVRLIQSGAVVAYPLGGDSGTSFAREIAGSHILEGTEEFGFAVPMRVERAPASEAYDKAASHMASLLSAGRDVVLLCEGDPFFYGSAMYLVERLAPRFECEIVAGVTSLTACAGAVKRPLAARNDRLKIIPAPLDANVIEVELANTEAAAIIKVGRHFDKVRGVINKLGLADNAMITERATGREEKITRLSDMTEGERPYFSTILIYKGSESWGDNDQ comes from the coding sequence ATGACGGGAATACTTTATGCCGTTGGCGTTGGGCCGGGCGATCCTGAACTTATGACGTTAAAAGCCGTCCGCTTGATCCAATCAGGGGCCGTGGTTGCTTATCCGTTGGGCGGTGATAGCGGTACAAGCTTTGCGCGCGAAATTGCGGGAAGTCATATTTTAGAAGGCACGGAAGAATTCGGTTTTGCCGTCCCCATGCGCGTCGAACGTGCGCCTGCAAGCGAGGCCTATGATAAGGCGGCAAGCCATATGGCGAGCTTGTTGAGCGCGGGCCGCGATGTGGTGCTTTTATGCGAGGGCGACCCGTTCTTTTATGGTTCTGCTATGTATTTGGTGGAACGTTTAGCACCACGGTTTGAATGCGAAATTGTGGCAGGTGTCACATCGCTCACCGCTTGTGCTGGTGCCGTCAAGCGGCCACTGGCAGCGCGTAATGATCGCCTTAAAATTATTCCTGCCCCCCTTGATGCTAATGTCATCGAAGTGGAGCTTGCCAACACGGAAGCGGCCGCAATCATCAAGGTTGGTCGGCATTTTGATAAGGTGCGCGGTGTCATCAATAAGCTCGGCCTTGCAGACAATGCGATGATCACTGAGCGGGCAACGGGGCGCGAAGAAAAGATCACGCGCCTGTCGGATATGACTGAGGGGGAGCGCCCCTATTTCTCGACTATTCTAATCTACAAAGGCTCAGAAAGCTGGGGCGATAATGACCAATAA
- a CDS encoding glyoxylate/hydroxypyruvate reductase A, which translates to MKPVIPFVSNNTQNAITKWIDHLASAMPEETIKRIEDLSPEERLNADLAIVANPDPEALKTLPNLKWVQSLWAGVEKMMEQFSNAPFEIVRLEDPEMAKAMAEAVLAWTLYLHRDMPKYVKQQRENKWYEHDFGLAGGKHIGFLGLGNLGLEAASALIKQNFTVSGWSRSEKSVAGVKTYFGEDGLKTMLGEIDILVCLIPLTDQTRGLINAERLGAMKQGASLINFARGPIINDDDLLAALDSGHIDHAVLDVFEVEPLPGTSPFWQHPSVTVLPHVSGPTNRTTASKTAALNIAAYRESGAIPKSANKARGY; encoded by the coding sequence ATGAAACCCGTCATTCCATTCGTATCGAACAACACGCAAAACGCAATCACTAAATGGATTGACCATTTGGCAAGCGCGATGCCTGAAGAAACAATCAAACGGATTGAAGATCTTAGTCCCGAAGAGCGACTAAATGCAGATCTCGCGATTGTCGCAAACCCAGACCCTGAAGCCCTTAAAACATTGCCAAACCTAAAGTGGGTTCAGTCCCTATGGGCAGGCGTTGAAAAGATGATGGAGCAATTTTCAAACGCGCCGTTTGAAATCGTCCGCCTTGAAGATCCAGAAATGGCGAAAGCCATGGCAGAAGCCGTGCTTGCATGGACGCTTTACCTTCACCGCGACATGCCAAAATACGTCAAACAACAACGAGAGAACAAATGGTATGAGCACGATTTCGGTTTGGCTGGCGGCAAACATATCGGCTTTTTAGGGCTTGGAAATTTAGGCCTTGAAGCAGCAAGCGCTTTGATAAAACAAAACTTCACCGTTTCTGGCTGGAGCCGATCAGAAAAATCAGTTGCTGGGGTAAAAACCTATTTCGGCGAAGATGGCCTTAAAACGATGCTTGGTGAGATTGATATTCTCGTCTGCCTCATTCCACTAACGGATCAAACACGCGGGCTTATAAATGCTGAGCGATTGGGCGCGATGAAACAAGGCGCAAGCCTGATCAACTTTGCCCGTGGGCCGATTATCAATGATGATGATTTATTAGCAGCCCTTGATAGCGGCCATATCGACCATGCTGTTTTAGACGTTTTCGAAGTGGAGCCTTTGCCCGGAACATCACCCTTCTGGCAACATCCATCTGTCACGGTCCTGCCCCATGTTTCCGGCCCAACAAACCGCACAACCGCATCCAAGACAGCAGCGCTTAATATTGCGGCGTATCGTGAAAGTGGGGCGATACCTAAATCAGCGAATAAAGCGCGCGGGTATTAA
- a CDS encoding precorrin-8X methylmutase gives MMEYIKDPTAIYAKSFSTIRGEVDFNQYPSDVAMMVERMIHACGMVDLVEDIQYSNDVALRATQAISNGAPIITDCEMVRSGIIGAFLPANNDVLCHLNDEEVRSLARREKTTRSAAQVALWKEHLEGAVIVIGNAPTALFALLEALDQGAPKPAAIIACPVGFVGAAESKAELAANPRDVPFMTVTGRRGGSAIASAAFNAVSKIARDQLAA, from the coding sequence ATGATGGAGTATATCAAAGACCCAACGGCGATTTACGCAAAGTCTTTTTCAACCATCCGTGGTGAGGTGGACTTTAATCAATATCCGTCTGATGTTGCGATGATGGTGGAACGCATGATCCATGCTTGCGGTATGGTCGATCTGGTTGAGGATATTCAATATTCAAACGATGTGGCGCTTCGTGCGACACAAGCAATCAGCAATGGCGCGCCAATCATCACAGATTGTGAGATGGTGCGTTCTGGTATTATCGGAGCCTTTTTGCCCGCTAATAACGATGTGCTTTGCCACCTTAATGATGAAGAAGTTCGATCCCTTGCGCGGCGTGAAAAAACAACGCGGTCAGCGGCTCAAGTTGCCCTATGGAAAGAGCATCTTGAAGGCGCGGTGATTGTGATTGGTAATGCCCCGACCGCGCTCTTTGCTTTGCTTGAAGCGCTCGACCAAGGTGCACCAAAGCCAGCGGCGATTATCGCTTGTCCGGTTGGATTTGTGGGGGCTGCTGAATCAAAAGCAGAGCTTGCCGCTAATCCGCGTGATGTTCCGTTCATGACGGTAACAGGGCGCAGAGGTGGCAGTGCCATTGCATCGGCTGCCTTTAACGCGGTGTCAAAAATCGCCCGCGATCAACTTGCAGCCTAA
- a CDS encoding DUF6732 family protein produces MTRLLPLTCVILCAPLPALAHIGHVAEVAGHGHLVAVGAIVAAAVIGGLIAKAPKKEKVDTETENDPDGAEEDAVGDAA; encoded by the coding sequence ATGACGCGACTACTCCCTTTAACTTGTGTAATTTTGTGTGCGCCGCTTCCAGCACTCGCACATATTGGTCATGTGGCTGAGGTCGCAGGGCACGGCCATCTTGTGGCCGTCGGTGCCATCGTTGCTGCTGCCGTTATAGGCGGGTTGATTGCCAAAGCGCCTAAAAAAGAAAAAGTCGATACCGAGACTGAAAATGATCCAGATGGCGCTGAAGAAGATGCCGTTGGTGATGCTGCCTAA
- the cobJ gene encoding precorrin-3B C(17)-methyltransferase: protein MTNKQTAIFIFSKRGEALAARLKSELGNASIHALEGRATGDVSFTKASDHMVSLFKAGHPIIGLCASGILIRLLSGSLQDKWQEPPVLAVAEDGSAVVPLLGGHHGANDLARDIAAVCETSAAITTSGDVHFGVALDQPPKDYVLSNPADAKGFMAGLLQGESVQVEGNASWLVESKLPIDTDGALKITVSNKPLEGSENHLVYHKKNLVLGMGSERGAPVEDAIALAEKALSDGGLSPLSLEAIASIDLKSDEAALHAVAEHFGVPAWFYDADTLNKFESQLKNPSDVVKAEVGVAGVAEGAALAATNGALLVEKIKSPHATAAIAELADGAMLQEGQARGRVFLVGFGPGDQKWRSAESVSLLQTATDWVGYDLYLDLIQDLKSDQKEHRFPLGAEEKRVRHALELASSGRDVAVVCSGDPGIFAMATLAYELIDTGAAEGEVSPAAKRVEVIIAPGISAFQAAAARAGAPIGHDFCCISLSDLLTPRDDILKRLKAAAEGDFVTAFYNPRSKRRVTLLDEAFDTLRKHRPADTPVILATDLGRPAEHVRVFTLETVNSEDVDMLTLVMVGSSNSKAVKTGDGKTWVYTPRGYDRKEI from the coding sequence ATGACCAATAAACAAACCGCCATTTTCATCTTCTCAAAGCGGGGAGAAGCGCTGGCTGCGCGGCTGAAATCTGAATTAGGCAATGCGTCGATTCATGCCCTTGAAGGGCGTGCAACGGGTGATGTCTCTTTCACCAAAGCCTCTGACCATATGGTGAGCCTATTTAAAGCGGGCCACCCAATTATAGGCCTTTGCGCGTCGGGTATTTTGATCCGTCTGTTAAGTGGAAGCTTGCAAGACAAATGGCAGGAGCCACCTGTGCTGGCTGTTGCAGAAGATGGTTCTGCCGTCGTGCCGCTTTTGGGCGGACATCATGGGGCTAATGATTTGGCGCGTGATATTGCGGCGGTGTGTGAGACATCAGCGGCGATTACGACAAGCGGTGATGTGCATTTTGGCGTGGCTCTTGATCAGCCGCCAAAAGACTATGTGCTTTCAAATCCTGCCGATGCCAAAGGCTTCATGGCCGGACTGCTTCAAGGTGAGAGTGTGCAGGTTGAAGGCAATGCATCATGGTTGGTTGAGAGCAAACTACCAATTGATACAGATGGTGCGCTTAAGATAACCGTTTCAAACAAACCCCTCGAAGGTTCTGAAAACCACCTTGTCTATCACAAGAAAAACCTCGTGCTCGGCATGGGTTCAGAACGCGGTGCGCCCGTTGAAGATGCAATTGCTCTCGCTGAAAAAGCATTGAGCGATGGCGGCTTATCTCCCCTTTCACTCGAAGCCATCGCTTCAATCGATTTGAAATCTGATGAGGCGGCACTTCATGCCGTGGCCGAACACTTCGGTGTACCCGCATGGTTTTATGATGCTGATACACTCAACAAATTTGAAAGCCAGCTCAAAAACCCATCTGATGTTGTGAAGGCAGAAGTAGGCGTTGCTGGCGTTGCAGAAGGCGCAGCTTTGGCTGCGACAAATGGCGCGCTTCTGGTTGAGAAAATCAAATCACCTCATGCAACGGCTGCCATTGCAGAACTTGCTGATGGAGCAATGTTGCAAGAGGGCCAAGCCCGCGGGCGCGTGTTCTTGGTTGGCTTTGGTCCAGGCGATCAAAAATGGCGCTCTGCTGAATCTGTTAGCCTGCTTCAAACCGCAACGGATTGGGTTGGCTATGATCTTTATCTCGATCTTATTCAGGATTTAAAATCTGACCAGAAAGAACATCGCTTCCCTCTTGGTGCTGAAGAAAAGCGCGTGCGGCATGCGCTGGAACTTGCAAGTTCTGGCCGCGATGTGGCTGTGGTGTGCTCTGGTGACCCAGGCATTTTCGCCATGGCGACCCTTGCTTATGAGCTGATCGACACGGGTGCTGCTGAAGGGGAGGTATCACCTGCGGCAAAGCGGGTTGAGGTTATTATCGCACCGGGAATTTCTGCGTTCCAAGCGGCCGCCGCTCGTGCTGGTGCGCCGATTGGTCATGACTTTTGCTGTATCTCGTTGTCTGATCTTTTGACCCCGCGCGATGATATTTTGAAGCGCCTTAAGGCAGCAGCAGAAGGTGACTTTGTGACCGCGTTTTATAACCCGCGTTCTAAACGTCGCGTCACGCTTTTGGATGAGGCCTTCGACACTCTCCGCAAACACCGCCCCGCTGATACGCCTGTGATTTTAGCGACCGATCTTGGTCGTCCTGCTGAACACGTGCGTGTCTTTACGCTCGAAACGGTCAACAGCGAGGATGTCGATATGTTGACGCTGGTGATGGTCGGCTCAAGCAACTCTAAAGCTGTGAAAACGGGCGACGGAAAAACATGGGTCTATACGCCACGCGGCTATGACCGAAAGGAAATTTGA